The following DNA comes from Notolabrus celidotus isolate fNotCel1 chromosome 12, fNotCel1.pri, whole genome shotgun sequence.
AACCATGATTTAAGTTTTATACACTACCTAATATAATCCTAAATACAGGGTATTAAAAAGTATAACCTGAATTATTTTCGTATTTGCTTCAAGACATGGTATAATGTTTTCCTTAAACGATTTAAAGAAACCAAGAGAACTTCTGTTATAACAGTAAACAAGGAAGGGTGTGAGAAATGTAATTACAGGAATGTGAAGAATTGCGCGACGGCAGTTCCCATGTTATTGTGCtgaaatgatgtgtgtgttttatctgcTTTGTGCACAGGGTGACAGTCTGTTAATCAATGAATTGTGATTATAATGAAAGCtcagtcaaagaaaaaaaaaaaaaattctctttTCCTCTAAATTTATGTCCTAACCCTAAGCTAACCTCAATCATTACCCTCATGTAACCTCAACTCTTATTCTAATCACCACTATAAACCCAAGGCCTAATCCTAAAATAAACTCTTCGAGAAGTAAAGAAATGTTCGCACTGTGGAGGATTTTCCTAATCTTTCTGTGCTTGTGGGACATTTGGTCCTTATTAGTAAAGATAtgctggaacacacacacacactcacagacatacACAAACCGCACATACATAAGTACAGTGAGTGCTAAATTCATTCTCCCTCAATCATGCTCTGACATGTGACCTAGAAGCTACAGTTACAATTTATCACCACAGGTGTAATTGGGAATGAGTCATACAAATGAACACAGTGGTGAGAGTAGCCTACAGGTAATCTGGCTATAAATGGCACAAAAAACACTTAGgatctctctgtctccctccatAATCCCCCCCACCTCTCCTACTCTTCCACTCTCTCTGACTgtgattcttcttttttttctgattttgctTTTCAGTAAACTGCCGTCCTGGGCGGCAGCGTTTGTCCCACGTATCTTTTACGTGACGGAAAAGGCCTGGAACTTCTACCCTTACACCATCACAGGTGTGCATTTGAACGCCTATGTTTGTGTTAGACATCAGATTACTTTCACCCCAATGCATTATACAAAACGTATTTACTTATACCAGATGCTTTTTCAAGTACCATCAAATATTTATCGTTATGTACGCGTGTATTCCCCtgtggttcagtgtgtgtgcgatcctgtgtgtgtgggagagtaATTGCAAGCTCATGCATGTTTGAGTTactaatgctgttttttttctatctatCCATATTGAATGTCCCTGGTGCTGCAGAGTACTCAGTAAGTATTCTCACACATCATTTACTGTACATGAATGCAACAGAGCTCATCTCTTATCAGTATCAGTGGATCTTATATGCATCCTGCTTCCACACTCTCTATCTGCTCCCTCAAccccttttcttcctttcaaCGCTGCAGGTATCGTTTCTCCCCAAATTCAGTATTCGTATTGAGACAAGATTCGAGAACAACAACGGCAATAACAGCTATGTGAGTATGACGCGGAGGGAGTGTGAAGTACAAAAGATGGAGTGATTAGACAAGAGGTGGAAGAGAGAAATTGCAATTTTCTctgcagcacaaaaaaaatgttcatccaATTGATGTTCCCATTACAAGGAAAATAGGGAAAGCACAGAACACAGTATTGGCAGATCTATTAACCACACATGCTGCGGCCTTGAGCACAGCTGCCATGCTGCATTTTATCCAAGGTGAGTGTGCATAAacgctcacacatgcacacacagtttCACAAATGCTTGTTACTGTGTCTGGCCGCTGCATCTGTGTGTAATCGAGGACAGAGTGAGGCAACAAGAACCAACATGTCAAAATATGGAAATCTGCTGGTGGAGAAAAATCTGGGGAATCTTGTTTCATGTTAGACGGTTACATGTTACATAAGTATACTCCAAATAAACACACTCAAGCATGATGCACCCACATCAAAACAGGCTTCAGGGCTAGTGGTGGAGAGTACTTGCACTCAGAGCTATACTATCTGATGTACTTGTGCtttcttttgttggtacttTATGCGTCTTCTACACTATTTTTCAGAGAAGTTTTACTCCACTGCTACTCTTCATTTTGTAGGTGTAGTTATTATTTACTTCACTAAAAGGGGTTAACAAACCTAATACAATATTTTGCTTCAAAATGATGAAGCTCTATTATAAGGCTGTAATATATTGCCAGTTCAAGGCAGGATATTCATATCCCTGTTACGCCTCATCTGTAGTGTGTGACACAGAAGCATAAAGGTGAGGTGAAGTAGCCCACCTCTGATCTGCCAGTGGAGCTTGTAGAAGAGGGGTAAAGGGGTGGAAATGGTAGCAATGTGTAGCATCTGAGCCGGCAGGGCGGAACAgcgctttgtgtgtgtgcatgtctgagtgtggaGCTCACATTGTCTGTTTACAAGCTGTGCATCCTGTGCTTTTACAAAGCTATAATACAATGTGAAATCAcaagcatcctctacggtacaagAAAATGCTGCAGATTCATAAGAAAATGCTGCAGATTCACATGAAAATGCTGCAGATTCATAAGAAAATGCTGCAGATTCATAAGAAAATGCTGCAGATTCATAAGAAAAATGCTGCAGATTCACAAGAAAATGCTGCAGATTCATAAGAAAATGCTGCAGATTCACaagcaaaaaagtaaaaaatgaacAAGATTAAGATTGTAAATGTAGGATAATAAAATTTCAATTATATATGTAAGATGTCATGAGTCCAGGCTGTGGTTAATCTTTGTATAAAAGAACATATAGAGGGATATCAGAAGAGCAGCAAGCCAGCAGTATTAGAATGAGGAAACGTGTATCATTTGGGAAGTTATTCCATAAAGTTATACTGAACAGGTGAGGACAAACAGCAGTTCCAGAAGCATGCACAGGCTGCCTATTATCCTGCCATTCTTCACAATAGATTCAGTCTCTTTCACAATCTATTCAGAATCCTGACACTTGCGACATTGTGGTGCTGATGTGCTGAAAGATTGAGCGTTCAGTTATTTAAGAAACCTTTCCTTAagtataacttcacaagatgctccaCATTCCTCATTTTAGGGCAAGCTGCTGGCTGCTCTTATGATCTACCCCTTCAAAATAATTTACAGAATAATCATAGCCTaattttaggatttttttttcttacaaatgTTTAACCTTATTctcaaaatcatttttttttcttctggctATAATACTCTATCGTAGTTCAGTCCTTCTGGCTGGGCAAAAAACAGCGATGCAAAGTGTTATATCTTACcactacatactgtacattagCTTTCACAAATTGCTCCACTTCTAGCTCAAATGAAGAAAGTCCCAGATCATTCTTTGAAGCAGTCTTGAAAATTATATATGGTCATTTTTTTAGTTTAAGTGCATTTTTGATTTGCGCACTGTTATCACCAGTACCTTACACTGTTTGTACAAAATAAGCACTTTGTGGgttcaaatcaaattaaatgacCCTTGATTTCTTAAAAGGTATTGTATTTTGAAACACTTACAgttctttttatatttatatatataaagttatatttttggggcatttttgcctttattgataggactgctgaagagaaaagaaatgtgGGGGGGAgggagcgggggaagacatgcagtgatgGCCTTGGCCAGGGAGTTGAGCCAGCAAcatctgcaacgaggactagagcctctgtatatggggcacgcttagaccgctaggccaccagtgccccgaaACTTTTACAGATCTAAGTTGTGGAAAATGTAGTTAATTGCATGCTTCTTATGCAGGACCTCAAATTTAGCTATTGCTGTCCAAATCTCCAACTCCAACATACAGTCTGACTGTTATTCCACGAGGGATGGGTCATATAAATATCCaacagttaataataataataataataatgataatgataatgataatgataatgataatgataatgataataagacattttatttataaaagcgctttaaaagtttctccaagacactttacaggaaaataaatgatacaatagaaaagcaaaggaaaacagtgcaaaaaagcaaaggaaagcaaagcagcaaaacaaaatagaataaaacagaacaaaacaaaacaaaacaaacaaaaattaatcagttataggttaaaagcctttgtaaataggtgggttttgagtccggatttgaatttggtgagtgagggagagactCTGAGGGGTTAGGGGAGAGaattccagagggtgggggcagcggcAGAGAATGCCCTGTCCCCTCAGGTTCGGTGCTtaggtttggtgagaggggttaggaggttggcattggtggagcggaggttgtgggagggattgtatggctgcagaaggtcggtgaggtaggagggagctagattatagagggctttataggtgatgaggaggatcttgcactgtattctggaggtgatgtgaagccaatggaggttctggaggactggggtgatgtggtctctggagcgggagtgagtgaggaggcgtgcagctgaattttgtatgtattgtagtttgttgaggaGCGTgctgggtgtaccgtagaggatgctattgcaatagtcgtgtcttgaggtgatgaaggagtaGAAGAGAGATTCAGCgacagtgaaggaaagggaggggcggagacgggcgatgtttttgaggtggaaaaaagcagtttctgaaatattgttaatgtgttgttgaaagttgagggactgatcaaaaatgatgcCAAGGTTACAGATGTGGGTTGATgttgaaacagtggatttatcaatagtgagtcgAGAAGTTGTAACAGAGTGTGATAATCATACTTTTACTAAAGTCATGTTTCTGAATATAACCTCCACCACTGTGGAggctgtctttgtctttttaaataacactgccaccaaacatgaagagagacaaaaatgaggaaaacatgAGAGCGTCATGCCCCGCACACATACTGAAAAGCAACACAATGCATGCAGATTGTGCAACACATTTCGATGGAGGAAGCTAGACCTTGGGTAGACACAGACCAAGAACAGGACCATGGGAGCGTAGCAGGCTGTTATCTAACAGGGTTTTTCTTATTTGTTAGTCTTCAACTGTGAAATGAACAACTTCGGTGCGGCTTtagaacacattttaaacaagGTCAGATAAAAGTGCACTCTCCCAGGCTTCCCTCCATTCCCTCTCAAGGAAAAGTGTATTCTGCTCTCATAActcctctttcccctctctttaATATCCCCCATACgtccttgtttttttgtctcctcatctctccctcctctgctctctctgtctctactctcctctctttgctccACTGTGATTTGCTCCAAGGGCCTCAGGGTGGGATATAGCGAGGGGTGTTATGGTGTGTGACCTCAGTTTTCTACACAGTTACTCATCTACTCTTTCCACTGAGTGAGTGACTGCATGTGCGTGAGAGAATTTGTCAAGTGTGTAAGTTTTTGATGTGCTCATTATACTGTATGACCTCCCCCATCTGTTTGACTGTAGGTGTTTGGGGACACTCCAACCCCGGAAAAGAATGTGAGTTTCCTGGATATCCTGAGTGACCCCATCCCAGAGAAGCACTACAAAGAGTCAGAGGTACATACAGTACTGCAACAAGTACACAAACATGTGCATGTGCTAtcgaaacaaacacaaataattgTAGAGCTTGAGATACACTGAGCCTCTTGAGATGTTGCAAAGGAAAAGCTGTGTTCAGTTGCATTGGAGGATGTGTTAAATGATGATCGAActtatgtctgttttctttatatTGAGCCAATATCTGAGGCAAATgagcctagcttagcattaagactAGAAGCAGGGAAAAGTGCCTGGTGCTGTTCACACTTAAAAAACTGACCTACCAGTTTCTCATAAGCTCTAGAGTTACAGCTCAAGAGTTTTAGTTTTACCATGCAGCAACCTCTGATTTTGTCATTgcgaaagtgcaaaaaactgcagttccacgaGTGTCAACTTGGGCTGGTGGCCCAGGAATTGCCTTTGACAGCcgtgttaaaatgtcatttttttacaGCAAGATAAGCACATtaacatcctggtacaaaaaacagctttggtcaTAATGGCTCATGTCCTTTTCGTACACACTGTATGacaggcagtggtggacagtaacaaagtaaatttacttgagtactgtacttaagtacattttttgagtatctgtactttacttgagtattattttttaggTATACTTactacttttactccactacattcagaagacaattattgtacttttttactccactacatttctatcagtgctctagttactcactactttatatttgaagtcagctcatgaatttccatctcttttctgaaatctgatcctaagacagtaaaatctgtttgtgtagttttgtttgtctcagtggtttagtcatacctgtataatcgtgcgtctccatgtatgaacgtggagcaaacacagagcatcactcagatcaggcagttcatttagcggtggtaatgatggctataattcaccacctgagcacccatggtcatatcttcagcccgtgttagaggtttttgaaatgaagaatgatgcatattgtttgaaatgttctccctgtttcccactctgcccaaacatacaaacattctctgtccattttgttgttgttttaattcgATGTATAGCTTTTAGAGAATCAAGttatggtttctaaataaacagaatgtaacagaatgtactcctatgtattcttgactgcacctatgtattgtgaaaatacaacgttttgtggtattttaagaagtactttgaatacttaagtatttttaaaagcaagtacttcagtactttaactcaagtaataatttgactgaacaacttttacttgttttggagtaaaatttgacatggagtatctatactttgacttaagtaatgaagctgtgtactttgtccacctctCATGACAggtgacaattttttttatctcatctgTTTTGAAACATATACAAGGAAGTTTCCTGCAAAGATTGGCATCAACAAGGGCGTggctgagttgattgacagATGGCTGCATTGtcgctgtttgccaggaggccaAAAGCTTGCCATTTTTAGGTTGACTGCAAGTTAGtctgagtcaacatttccaatatggtgaccacaATCTTCATTTTTAGATCTAATtctgcacataaacacagaataaaataataatcaatgtTCATAATGCACACATATGGATGCACAATTGTTTATGTCCAAGTGCAGAAACCCACACTTCTCTTTTCCGACTTTAACTGACTGGCCTGTGTTTTGCTACTGAAAAgctaaaatcagtaaaacacccacacacctctttttaaaatctgccTTTTCATTCCCTCCCTGCCAACATTTTACACTTCTCTACTCCCTTGAAGCCCTTAGAGAAAAAGGTCAATTCACAGGCCAGACACAGAGAAAATGCAGACAAGTGCGCATACAAACATAAACGCAAAACGCAATCTGTTAGAGTAAGTGACACGGTGAGAACataaaaatcacaaacacattcCAATCATCCTGTGGTCACAGATGAATAATGTGTGTTATCACACTTTCCTCTTATGGGCTGTGTTGAGCAACAATCTGCTTGCACCTCCACACACGtattgcaacacacacacaattacacagATACTATAAACATCCATAGTTTCTCCTTGAAGACGCCCCAAAGGGCCAACGCTTTTGCAGGCTCAGCAAAAAACATATAGACCCACTGTTTGCTCTGTGCAGGACCTGAGTCGCTGGCAGTCCAGTAAAACCGGGCGGGGGCCTCTGGAGAAAGGCTGGACAGACGACCACAAGCCCATTATGTGCTCCTATAAGAGGGTGCAGTGCAGCTTCGAGGTGTACGGCTTCCAGACCAGGACCGAGGAATTCATCCACAGAGTGAGACACAGCTTTTCTTCTCATCATGCTTTCCTCCTTATATAGGGAAGGCTGCATGAAGATAAGATCTGTTATTAATGTCAGGAACCCTTAAAGGTGTACTGCAAGGtgggaaaaaaattgaatttaaagcTAATTGAATTTGATAAAGTACTCTGCTTCTGttaaacattgatttatttagCTTGGAGTCTTTCATTTCTTAGGTCTGGAGTAAAATAATGATCCAAATTGGTCATGATCTGTAATTTAAGCGTGCTATGTGTAGAATTTTGACACAAATAAATCATTAGCCACATTTATTTCCAGACATTAGTATGATTACCAAAATCACTGCCAAGTAGGCTGTTAGCCTTAAATGACCTCTGCACTGAGTTTTATGGGATCCACAGTAGGGTCAGATTAATTAGGAGAGCCAGTGTATTGTTTTATGCTACAGGACGTCAGAGGGCCTCTCTAGTGGCGCAAAAAACAGGTTACACACAGTGGAGGTGGATGGAACAAGATAAACATGTGGAAAGGAACTCAGTTTGACATGTTAACAGTCAGCTGTAAAGCAAAGTAATGTAGCATAAACCAAAAGCACTCAGAGCAAATCTGACAACACCCTTTTCCCAGCACTGTTACTGTTAACATGAGCTTTACAGGAATGTGCTTTCACTTTGACTAATGCTAGCAATCACACAATAACATTGCTGAGACAGGTTCGACTTAACCGTTAGGCTATGTATTTAAGTAACATCAAACAGGTTTAATTGTTCTTTTGACTATGACACAATAACATAATGCTTAATGTGACACCTGCACTGTAAGACATTTCAAGCTGGTTTAACTTGGAAATGTAAGTTCCCCTGCTGCCTTGAAAATGTAAGTTCATTTAACTTCAAAACGAGCCTTGTCTCAAATCCAAAATTTAAGTTCAAAAAGTTGATTTAACTATAATGTACTAGTTGTCACAATATTGTAGTTTAAGTTATGTTAATTAACTTCTGATATTTCATTGACTCAACTTCATACTGCAagttaaaacaatgaattatatagttttattgcagttataaaacTTGTCTTAGTTAGTCAAAAACAAATTTCTCTGTTGTTtcaatgtaaatttcaagttttTCTTAAGGTAAAATAACTTAACTAATTTGTTTTTACTTGTCTTTATAAGCTAGGAGAATTTCTGTTTCTAATTTTTTTAACTTAGCTGCATCAGTTATTTTGACAGTATGGATACCAGTAGGCTATgttaaaatcacaaaccaccATTATCGTGGTTTTCAAGCTAGCATTATTAACCGTGCAAACTAGCTAGCAGCAGGTAAAACAGAGATAActtcacaaagaaaataatattgtgcaacctttttatgttttgtttttttcatgtgatACAAATGTTAAAGGAACAAAACCAAAAAGGTTGTCGGCAGGATGGTGGACGAAGAAGAATTGGCTTGACTTAAAAGCCTCCAACCTTTCCATTCACTAAACTATCAACAGCACTATATGCATCCTCCTACAGCCAAAGGAAAagtgtaaaataacataatagagagaaaataaattaaccttaataaatagatataaaCTGATATCAAAATCCCCTATTCccgcttctttttttcttttattttttaaacttagaaCTTGAAAAAGCTAGTTCATTGAACATGACAACATATCTAAATTGTCTAAACAATTAATTCTTGCAATTTTTACATTCCAAAACTCATATAGCCTAGTTCAAAGTCTAAAACTTCCTCAGGCTCTTTGAGTTAAAGAAAAAACGTTAATGGATATAACTAATTGGGGCTATAATGTTTTACAGTGTGCATACTTCCAAATTCAAAGCACTATGTATCTGTTATATTTTTCCTGTCGTATTTATGtttttggtttcatttcagAACATCCAGGACATTCTTCTGGTCGGCCACAGGCAAGCTGTTGCATGGATCGACGAATGGCATGGTGGGTTAGAGAGTCAGTGTGTAACATTGTACATACTGCAGAAACAATCAGAACACTGCTGTTGTACTTGCACTCTAAGGAAGACTGTAGCTTCAATGCACATCCTGTAAAAGTGAACTCGTATTCcatactctgtgtgtgtgtgtgtgtgtgtgtgtgtgtgtgtgtgtgtgtgtgtgtgtgtgtgtgtgtgtgtgtgtgtgtgtgtgtgtgtgtgtgtgtgtgtgtgtgtgtgtgtgtgcgtgtgtgtacttTTCTCTCCCCACAGGCCTGAGCTTGGAGGAGGTGAGAGAGTACGAGCAGGCGATGCAAGAGAAGACCAACAGCAAAGTCAAATCCAGCCAGAACAACACAGGTGAGGTTGCAGCTCCTGACCTGCGCTGTACTGAAATACCACAGAGGACaggaaggagggaggcagaCAAGGGGGAGTGagagggggtgggggtgggtgggggggtggaggagggaatACAGCTGGAAGCGAGAGCCGTGAAggtatagagagagagagaagaaaacaggGAGTGAAGATGAAAAGGACAGTCGGTTTTGAAATGTATATTTGTGCCAAGCATAATTATTCTTGTATCTCATTTCAGCATAATAAGGAGCAGAGATGTTCAAAGAAGTACAGAGAGGAACACTTATGTCACATTTTCTTAGTTCATTAGTACAGTAATTAACAACCAGTCTGAGCAggtatattgtttttgtttagctCTCTGTGCTTTCCACTGCTGTCCACAGTCTGCAGAGAAATATCAATGAATAACTCGCTAACACTAATGGGCGCGATCAGAGGCTGGTTGCACCACTACTAGAGCCGTCACTGTTGCCCTCCAAGTACCCAGATGGCTGGCGATACATCTGTGAGGGGGGGAGAGTGGGGAGAGAGGAGCAGTCAGGAGGCCTTTTACTATACAAGGAGCAGCGAGGAGGGAGAAGCAGAGGGTGTGAGCccagaaaaggaagagaaaaagacag
Coding sequences within:
- the pitpnc1b gene encoding cytoplasmic phosphatidylinositol transfer protein 1b isoform X2 codes for the protein MAVDGDQRRTQTYRIGQLYMISKHSCEQSGGGEGVEVVRNEEDIHPQHGLGQLTEKRIYLSSKLPSWAAAFVPRIFYVTEKAWNFYPYTITEYSVSFLPKFSIRIETRFENNNGNNSYVFGDTPTPEKNVSFLDILSDPIPEKHYKESEDLSRWQSSKTGRGPLEKGWTDDHKPIMCSYKRVQCSFEVYGFQTRTEEFIHRNIQDILLVGHRQAVAWIDEWHGLSLEEVREYEQAMQEKTNSKVKSSQNNTGPSAAPRPVFSRSISVTDERSLKKMGVTTAAMSDPSAPSVPQSPIRLNSTPE
- the pitpnc1b gene encoding cytoplasmic phosphatidylinositol transfer protein 1b isoform X3; the encoded protein is MISKHSCEQSGGGEGVEVVRNEEDIHPQHGLGQLTEKRIYLSSKLPSWAAAFVPRIFYVTEKAWNFYPYTITEYSVSFLPKFSIRIETRFENNNGNNSYVFGDTPTPEKNVSFLDILSDPIPEKHYKESEDLSRWQSSKTGRGPLEKGWTDDHKPIMCSYKRVQCSFEVYGFQTRTEEFIHRNIQDILLVGHRQAVAWIDEWHGLSLEEVREYEQAMQEKTNSKVKSSQNNTGPSAAPRPVFSRSISVTDERSLKKMGVTTAAMSDPSAPSVPQSPIRLNSTPE
- the pitpnc1b gene encoding cytoplasmic phosphatidylinositol transfer protein 1b isoform X1, with translation MLMKEYRICMPLTVDEYRIGQLYMISKHSCEQSGGGEGVEVVRNEEDIHPQHGLGQLTEKRIYLSSKLPSWAAAFVPRIFYVTEKAWNFYPYTITEYSVSFLPKFSIRIETRFENNNGNNSYVFGDTPTPEKNVSFLDILSDPIPEKHYKESEDLSRWQSSKTGRGPLEKGWTDDHKPIMCSYKRVQCSFEVYGFQTRTEEFIHRNIQDILLVGHRQAVAWIDEWHGLSLEEVREYEQAMQEKTNSKVKSSQNNTGPSAAPRPVFSRSISVTDERSLKKMGVTTAAMSDPSAPSVPQSPIRLNSTPE